Proteins found in one Rutidosis leptorrhynchoides isolate AG116_Rl617_1_P2 unplaced genomic scaffold, CSIRO_AGI_Rlap_v1 contig22, whole genome shotgun sequence genomic segment:
- the LOC139882013 gene encoding ribonuclease TUDOR 1-like, protein MATPAATAPAWLRGKVKAVPSGDCLVIVSMANPTKEKTLTLSNIIAPRLARRGGDDEPFAWQSREFLRNLCIGKEVVFRVEYAVQSIGREFGTVYLGDKNVATMLVTAGWAKVREQGQQKAEGNKVLEDLLNLEEQAKEQGLGRWNKDPEAVAESVRNLPPSAMGDKDFDATKFLADNKGKSLQCIVEQVRDGSCIRVYLVPDFLFVQVIVAGIQCPSMGRKTTTSDTAAVPDAATDEPNGAVGTESKAGLTSAQRITNQVTEVPPEPFGPEAKHFTEIRTLHREVRIVLEGTDKFKNLTGSVYYPDGESARDLALELMENGLAKYVEWSASTMEEDAKRKLKNAELEAKKSKLKIWKNFVPQPSNSKAIHDQNFTGKVVEVVSGDCVIVADDSIPFGDPSAERRVNLSSIRCPRIGNPRKNEKPAAYAREAREFLRTRLIGKQVNVQMEYSRTATPTDSAAADSRVMDFGSVFLLTPTKADGGGDVSTGPTGNQPAGTNVGELLLSRGFADVIRHRDFEERSNYYDALLSAESRAIAGKKGKHSEKDPPVMHIQDLTMAPAKKAKDFFPFLQRLRRVPAVVEYVLSGHRFKLYIPKETCSFAFSFSGVRCPGRGEPYSEEAIALMRRKIMQRDVEIEVETVDRTGTFLGSLWESKTNVAVALLEAGLAKLQTSFGSDRIPDAHLLEHAENSAKQKKLKIWENYVEGEAVQNGSAATGGKQKESLKVVVTEVLGGGQFYVQTVGDQRVASIQQQLASLNISEAPVIGAFNPKKGDIVLSQFTLDDSWNRAMIVTAPRGAVESPKDKFEVFYIDYGNQEVVPYSRLRPLDPSVSVAPGISQLCSLAYVKVPSLEEEYGEDAARFLSEQTLGNELRATIEERDASGGKVKGQGTGTILFVTLSAADAEMSVNAAMIQEGLSRMEKRKKWDSSDRKAALDILEKYQDEARTSRRRIWQYGDVESDDEDVGAFAGKKTGGGRR, encoded by the exons ATGGCGACCCCAGCTGCGACAGCACCGGCATGGTTGAGAGGAAAAGTGAAGGCTGTACCGTCGGGGGACTGCTTGGTGATAGTTTCCATGGCTAACCCGACAAAAGAAAAAACCCTCACTTTGTCCAACATCATTGCACCAAGACTG GCCCGCAGAGGTGGCGACGATGAGCCATTTGCATGGCAAAGCAGAGAGTTTTTGCGAAATCTATGCATTGGAAAG GAGGTTGTATTCAGGGTGGAGTATGCAGTGCAAAGCATTGGGCGAGAATTTGGCACTGTTTACCTTGGTGACAAGAATGTCGCAACAATGCTTGTTACTGCTGGCTGGGCAAAG GTCCGAGAACAGGGTCAACAAAAAGCAGAAGGGAATAAAGTTCTTGAAGATCTGCTCAATCTTGAAGAACAAGCTAAGGAACAAGGTCTTGGCCGATGGAATAAG GACCCCGAAGCAGTTGCAGAATCTGTCAGGAACCTGCCTCCCTCTGCTATGGGCGATAAAGATTTTGATGCCACTAAATTTTTGGCCGATAACAAAGGCAAGAGCTTGCAATGTATCGTTGAGCAGGTTCGTGATGGAAGCTGTATTCGGGTTTACTTGGTTCCAGATTTCCTGTTTGTCCAAGTTATTGTTGCGGGAATCCAG TGTCCATCAATGGGAAGAAAGACCACCACTTCTGACACTGCTGCAGTACCAGATGCTGCCACTGACGAACCAAATGGAGCGGTTGGTACGGAATCTAAAGCTGGTTTAACATCTGCTCAGAGAATAACAAATCAAGTAACTGAAGTTCCTCCTGAACCATTTGGACCAGAAGCCAAACATTTCACGGAAATTCGTACTTTGCATAGAGAA GTGCGAATTGTCCTAGAAGGCACAGACAAATTCAAGAACCTAACTGGATCAGTGTATTATCCTGATGGGGAATCAGCAAGAGACCTGGCACTAGAGCTTATGGAAAAT GGCTTAGCCAAATATGTTGAATGGAGTGCATCTACGATGGAAGAAGATGCCAAGCGGAAGCTAAAGAATGCGGAGCTTGAAGCTAAGAAAAGCAAGTTGAAAATTTGGAAAAATTTTGTTCCACAACCTTCAAATTCGAAGGCTATTCATGACCAGAATTTTACTGGAAAG GTGGTTGAGGTTGTGAGTGGGGACTGTGTTATCGTCGCAGATGATTCAATACCGTTTGGAGACCCATCAGCAGAAAGACGTGTCAATCTATCAAGTATTAGGTGTCCAAGAATCGGCAATCCTCGTAAAAATGAAAAGCCAGCTGCCTATGCACGGGAAGCAAGGGAATTCTTAAGAACTCGCCTAATTGGGAAACAA GTGAACGTTCAAATGGAATATTCCAGGACTGCTACTCCTACTGATAGTGCTGCTGCAGACTCGAGAGTGATGGATTTTGGATCAGTCTTCCTTCTAACTCCCACTAAAGCAGATGGTGGTGGTGATGTCTCGACCGGTCCTACTGGTAACCAGCCTGCTgggacgaatgttggtgagttgctGCTTAGTCGAGGTTTTGCCGACGTGATTAGACATCGTGATTTTGAGGAAAGATCGAACTATTATGATGCTCTCCTTTCTGCTGAATCACGTGCTATTGCTGGAAAGAAAGGAAAACACTCTGAGAAGGATCCTCCCGTCATGCATATTCAAGACTTGACTATG GCACCAGCCAAGAAGGCCAAAGATTTCTTTCCATTTCTGCAGCGGCTCAGGAGGGTTCCTGCTGTTGTTGAATATGTGCTCAGTGGTCATCGCTTCAAGTTGTATATTCCCAAGGAAACTTGCAGCTTTGCGTTCTCATTCTCTGGTGTTAGGTGTCCTGGTCGTGGTGAGCCCTATTCAGAAGAAGCTATTGCCTTGATGAGAAGAAAGATTATGCAGAGAGATGTTGAG ATTGAAGTAGAAACTGTTGATAGAACTGGAACTTTCTTGGGATCTTTGTGGGAGTCAAAGACCAATGTGGCTGTGGCTCTTCTTGAAGCTGGTCTTGCCAAGCTGCAAACCTCTTTTGGCAGTGACAGGATCCCTGATGCCCATCTTCTAGAACATGCCGAGAATTCTGCTAAACAGAAGAAACTGAAA ATTTGGGAGAATTACGTAGAAGGAGAGGCAGTGCAAAATGGTTCTGCTGCCACTGGGGGCAAACAAAAGGAGTCGCTCAAG GTTGTTGTTACAGAGGTCTTGGGCGGGGGTCAGTTTTATGTGCAGACAGTTGGAGATCAGAGAGTTGCTTCTATTCAGCAACAACTTGCATCATTGAATATCTCTGAAGCTCCTGTCATTGGAGCCTTCAACCCCAAGAAGGGTGACATTGTCCTCTCCCAGTTTACTTTAGACGATTCCTGGAACCGTGCAATG ATTGTGACTGCTCCTAGAGGAGCTGTTGAATCTCCAAAAGATAAGTTTGAAGTGTTCTACATAGATTATGGGAATCAAGAGGTCGTTCCGTACAGCAGATTGAGACCTCTTGATCCTTCTGTGTCGGTGGCGCCTGGAATCAGTCAGCTTTGCAGCCTCGCCTATGTCAAGGTTCCAAGTTTGGAAGAGGAATATGGGGAAGATGCTGCTCGGTTTTTGAGTGAACAGACTTTAGGCAATGAATTAAGAGCCACCATCGAGGAGAGGGATGCTTCGGGAGGAAAAGTTAAAGGACAGGGAACTGGGACAATTCTCTTCGTCACTCTTTCTGCTGCCGATGCTGAGATGAGCGTAAATGCTGCCATGATCCAG GAAGGATTAAGTCGAATGGAGAAGAGGAAGAAATGGGACTCGAGTGACAGGAAGGCAGCCCTGGACATCTTGGAGAAGTACCAGGACGAGGCACGTACTAGCAGGAGAAGGATCTGGCAGTATGGAGACGTCGAGTCCGATGACGAGGATGTCGGAGCTTTCGCCGGTAAAAAGACTGGCGGTGGTCGCCGTTGA
- the LOC139882009 gene encoding respiratory burst oxidase homolog protein C-like — MLLSYPNNNIVAGHGRTCRLRNQPPSITIFATTRPPTPNYQAPQSSTAKSHNHHRHHHSDTEVSGGANEKVFYSGPLGGGRTSKTKKHGKRSVSFNFRDPISSSSKRDPQEPYVEITLDVGAQGVALHSLRTAGRSDSREDPELILLGKSLQKKSVIQNASFKIKQAVSQEFKRLASFSMKPNPVPRFDRTKSAAAHALKGLKFISKTDGGAGWSVVEKRFDEITSSTNGLLPKSRFCECIGMKESKEFAGGLFDALARKRNIQVESINKAELRDFWEQISNQSFDSRLQTFFDMVDKNADGRISEDEVREIISMSASANKLSNIQKQAEEYAALIMEELDPDRHGYIMIESLEMLLLQAPDKTTRVGESKNLSHMLSQKLKPTIDSSSLRRYFRDTKYFLLDNWQRVWVMALWIGLMAGLFAYKYVQYRNRAAYQVMGHCVAMAKGAAETLKLNMALILLPVCRNTITWLRNKTRLGTAVPFDDNLNFHKVIAVGIAFGVGVHAIYHLSCDFPRLLHATKEQYAPMVQYFGEQPTSYWHFVLSVEGVTGIVMVILMSVAFTLASPWFRRSKLKNMPKFLKKLTGFNAFWYSHHLFVIVYTLLIVHGIKLYLTHKWYKKTTWMYLAFPIILYGSERLTRALRSSIKAVSIQKVALYPGNVLALHMSKPQGFRYKSGQYMFVNCAAVSPFEWHPFSITSAPGDDYLSVHIRTLGDWTRQLRTVFSQCCQPPPNGKSGLLRADVMHGNYNPSLPRVLIDGPYGAPAQDYKKYEVVLLVGLGIGATPMISIVKDIVSNIKAMEDYKDYDQLELGLEKSSTPSSISSSKISGGSSRRSSSEQFKTRRAYFYWVTREQGSFDWFKGVMNEVAELDHNHVIELHNYCTSVYEEGDARSALISMLQSLNYAKNGVDVVTETRVKSHFAKPNWRNVYKRVAVNHPDKRIGVFYCGAPALTKELRQLALDFSHKTTTKFDFHKENF, encoded by the exons ATTCCGACACGGAGGTTAGCGGTGGCGCAAACGAAAAGGTGTTTTACAGTGGCCCTTTAGGTGGTGGACGTACTTCAAAAACCAAAAAGCATGGAAAAAGAAGCGTATCATTTAACTTCAGGGATCCAATCTCTTCTTCTTCCAAAAGAGATCCTCAAGAGCCTTACGTCGAGATAACTCTCGACGTAGGAGCTCAAGGCGTTGCACTTCACAGTTTGCGAACTGCAGGCCGGTCGGATTCTAGAGAAGACCCTGAACTTATTCTGCTTGGAAAATCATTGCAGAAGAAATCTGTAATTCAAAATGCTTCTTTTAAGATCAAACAAGCTGTCTCTCAGGAGTTTAAACGATTGGCGTCTTTTTCGATGAAGCCAAATCCAGTTCCAAGATTTGATAGGACGAAATCTGCAGCCGCTCATGCTTTGAAAGGGCTCAAGTTCATCAGCAAGACTGACGGCGGAGCTGGTTGGTCTGTTGTTGAGAAGAGATTTGATGAAATCACTTCTTCTACTAATGGCCTATTGCCAAAATCTCGATTCTGTGAATGTATAG GAATGAAGGAATCAAAGGAGTTTGCAGGAGGATTGTTTGATGCATTAGCTCGAAAACGGAACATTCAAGTTGAATCAATTAATAAGGCAGAGTTGAGAGATTTCTGGGAGCAGATCTCTAATCAAAGTTTTGATTCCAGGCTGCAAACTTTCTTTGACAT GGTTGATAAAAATGCAGATGGAAGAATCAGTGAAGACGAAGTCAGAGAg ATTATTAGCATGAGTGCATCTGCAAACAAACTCTCGAACATCCAGAAACAAGCCGAGGAGTATGCTGCGTTGATCATGGAAGAATTAGATCCTGATCGCCATGGATACATCATG ATCGAAAGCTTGGAAATGCTTCTGCTACAAGCACCAGACAAGACTACAAGAGTAGGGGAGAGTAAGAATCTCAGTCACATGCTGAGCCAGAAACTTAAGCCGACGATAGACAGCAGCTCGTTAAGAAGATATTTTCGAGACACTAAGTACTTCCTATTAGACAATTGGCAAAGAGTTTGGGTAATGGCTCTATGGATTGGGCTAATGGCTGGTTTATTCGCATACAAATATGTTCAGTATCGGAATAGAGCCGCTTATCAAGTAATGGGACATTGTGTAGCCATGGCTAAAGGAGCAGCCGAGACACTTAAACTAAACATGGCCCTAATCCTGCTTCCAGTTTGTAGAAACACGATTACTTGGCTGAGAAACAAGACCAGATTAGGAACAGCTGTTCCTTTCGACGACAATCTTAACTTTCACAAGGTCATTGCTGTCGGAATTGCTTTTGGGGTTGGGGTACACGCGATATACCATTTGTCGTGTGATTTTCCGAGGCTTTTACACGCGACCAAAGAACAGTACGCGCCAATGGTGCAATATTTTGGGGAGCAACCGACGAGTTATTGGCATTTCGTTTTGTCAGTGGAAGGAGTGACTGGAATTGTAATGGTGATTTTGATGTCCGTAGCTTTCACTTTAGCATCTCCTTGGTTTAGAAGAAGTAAGCTTAAGAATATGCCTAAATTCCTCAAGAAGCTGACTGGATTCAATGCATTTTGGTATTCACATCATCTCTTTGTTATTGTCTACACTCTGCTCATTGTTCATGGGATCAAGCTATACCTCACTCACAAATGGTACAAAAAGACG ACATGGATGTATTTGGCATTTCCGATAATACTTTATGGTTCGGAGAGATTGACAAGAGCATTGAGGTCGAGTATAAAAGCCGTGTCAATACAAAAGGTAGCATTATATCCAGGAAATGTATTGGCTCTCCACATGTCAAAGCCACAAGGATTTAGATACAAGAGTGGACAATACATGTTTGTTAATTGTGCTGCTGTGTCCCCATTTGAATG GCACCCATTTTCAATTACATCGGCTCCTGGTGATGACTATTTGAGTGTTCATATAAGAACTCTTGGAGATTGGACTCGACAACTCAGGACGGTATTTTCTCAGTGTTGCCAGCCTCCACCTAATGGAAAAAGTGGACTTCTCCGAGCAGACGTTATGCATGGAAATTACAATCCCAG TTTACCAAGAGTATTAATCGATGGACCATATGGAGCACCAGCACAAGACTACAAGAAATACGAGGTCGTTTTGTTAGTTGGTTTAGGAATTGGAGCAACTCCAATGATCAGCATTGTAAAAGACATTGTTAGCAACATTAAAGCCATGGAAGATTATAAAGATTACGATCAATTAGAACTCGGATTAGAGAAATCATCTACTCCAAGTTCAATATCATCATCAAAGATTAGTGGTGGTAGTAGTAGGAGATCATCATCTGAACAGTTTAAAACAAGAAGAGCTTATTTCTATTGGGTTACAAGAGAACAAGGCTCATTTGATTGGTTTAAAGGTGTTATGAATGAAGTTGCTGAATTAGACCATAATCATGTCATTGAGCTTCATAATTATTGTACTAGTGTTTATGAAGAAGGTGATGCCAGGTCAGCACTAATCTCCATGCTTCAATCTCTCAACTATGCTAAGAATGGTGTCGATGTCGTCACTGAAACTCGAGTTAAGTCTCATTTTGCAAAGCCTAATTGGAGGAATGTTTATAAGCGTGTCGCGGTTAATCACCCTGATAAAAGAATAG GAGTGTTTTATTGTGGGGCACCAGCACTGACGAAAGAACTAAGACAGCTGGCATTGGATTTCTCTCACAAGACCACCACCAAATTTGACTTCCACAAAGAAAATTTttaa
- the LOC139882010 gene encoding inositol polyphosphate multikinase beta-like: MLKVPEHQVAGHKAINGQLGPLVDDSGRFYKPLQGDERGSTELAFYNAFSSDKRIPDHIRGFFPVFHGTQLVEASDGSGLRPHIVLQDIVSGRVNASIMDVKIGSRTWYPQSSYEYVQRCLNKDKETTSLALGFRISGLQVYEKKQSGYWKPSKKIVQQFNADDVRSVLRKFVSSNASASKPDHAFASTVYGEILAQLKELKAWFEEQTAYHFNSCSVLMLYDEQSLLKGAEVKLVDFAHVMEGNGVIDHNFLGGLCSLIKFISDILADLNENSNGALEKDSEERSAATENGSHLQK, encoded by the coding sequence ATGCTGAAGGTGCCAGAGCACCAAGTTGCTGGTCACAAGGCCATTAATGGTCAACTCGGACCCCTTGTCGATGATTCTGGACGCTTCTACAAGCCTCTTCAAGGTGACGAACGTGGATCCACTGAGCTGGCTTTTTATAATGCATTCTCGTCCGATAAACGGATTCCTGATCACATCCGTGGATTTTTCCCAGTCTTTCATGGCACTCAGCTTGTAGAAGCATCTGATGGATCCGGCTTACGCCCCCATATTGTTTTGCAAGATATCGTTTCTGGTCGTGTGAATGCTTCCATCATGGATGTCAAAATTGGTTCCAGAACATGGTACCCTCAATCGTCCTATGAATATGTCCAGAGGTGTCTTAACAAAGATAAGGAGACTACAAGCTTAGCCTTGGGTTTCAGAATTTCTGGATTGCAGGTTTACGAGAAAAAACAATCAGGATATTGGAAGCCTTCGAAAAAGATTGTCCAACAATTCAATGCAGATGATGTTAGATCAGTTCTCAGGAAGTTTGTTTCTTCCAACGCGTCCGCTTCAAAGCCAGATCATGCTTTTGCGTCTACTGTCTATGGTGAAATTCTTGCACAGCTCAAGGAGTTGAAAGCATGGTTTGAAGAACAAACAGCTTACCATTTCAATTCTTGCTCTGTGCTCATGCTGTATGACGAACAATCTTTGTTGAAAGGAGCCGAGGTTAAACTCGTTGATTTCGCTCATGTCATGGAAGGTAACGGAGTCATTGATCATAACTTCTTAGGTGGGCTTTGTTCATTGATAAAGTTTATCTCTGATATTCTTGCTGATCTAAATGAAAACTCAAATGGAGCACTCGAAAAGGATTCCGAGGAAAGAAGTGCAGCTACTGAGAATGGTTCTCATTTACAGAAGTGA
- the LOC139882011 gene encoding uncharacterized protein: MADRASSSISPPSSHLNVAARKPATFHAPPCRSTRYHVPSHTIFSLILSAILVTATDYQTSPPIMESENHSECSEKVLKASRYKEGFKLLDAGFFNETQTLEIAAGAKEFNIPIFRANRKLVASENGGLKDPSVLVFNSGWHREQETEGATGKFSYPSVTGVKRPESEEDIAFMSVLELGELIRTKQINSLELAQIFLKRLKRYNGALEAVVTYTEDLAYSQAKEADKLLSEGIYLGPLHGIPYGLKDIIAVPTYKTTWGSTSFKDQVLNIEAWVYKRLKSSGAVLVAKLSSGSLAYDDIWFGGRTRNPWNIEEYSTGSSAGPAACTSAGMVPFAIGSETAGSISYPAARCGVTALRPTFGSVGRTGVMSIAESLDKLGPFCRTAEDCALVLDIIRGKDPDDLSSRDIPLEDPFLVDITKLTVGYLEDAEMEVVHVLESKGVHMVPFKLNYSVDSVQGILNFTMDVEMLAHFDGWQRSGQDDVYEAQDQWPVELRRARIIPAVDYLQAQRARGKLIKEVKQSFSVDALIGNATDWEKVCLGNLVGMPLIVVPTGLKNIPNPPSCSTRRRTTITTGIYAPPQHDHIALALAMAYQSVTDHHKQRPPIDNLGPNDVLSDPPAATMPPRVFNHLK, from the exons ATGGCGGACCGAGCATCATCATCGATATCTCCTCCTTCCTCGCATCTCAACGTGGCTGCTAGGAAACCCGCCACGTTTCACGCGCCGCCTTGTCGATCGACACGTTATCATGTTCCTTCTcacaccatcttctctctcatcCTTTCTGCGATTCTCGTCACGGCCACTGACTACCAAACGTCACCACCGATCATG GAAAGTGAGAATCACAGTGAATGTTCGGAGAAGGTACTTAAAGCTTCGAGATATAAAGAGGGTTTCAAATTATTAGATGCTGGCTTCTTCAATGAAACTCAG ACTCTGGAGATTGCTGCGGGAGCTAAAGAATTCAATATTCCTATATTTAGAGCGAACCGTAAATTAGTTGCTTCCGAGAATGGTGGGTTGAAAGATCCTTCTGTTTTGGTTTTTAATTCTGGATGGCACAGAGAACAAGAAACTGAAGGAGCTACCGGAAAATTCAGTTATCCTTCAGTCACCGGTGTAAAGAGGCCTGAGAGTGAAGAAGATATTGCCTTCATGAGT GTTCTTGAATTGGGTGAACTTATTAGGACAAAGCAAATTAATTCCCTCGAGCTTGCACAGATTTTTCTGAAACGATTGAAGAG GTACAATGGTGCTCTAGAAGCTGTGGTTACCTATACTGAGGATTTAGCATACAGTCAGGCTAAAGAAGCTGATAAATTGCTTTCTGAAGGGATATATTTGG GACCACTTCACGGTATTCCTTATGGGTTGAAGGATATTATAGCTGTACCCACTTACAAAACAACTTGGGGTTCAACAAGTTTCAAGGATCAAGTTCTTAATATTGAAGCATGGGTTTACAAAAGGTTGAAATCTTCTGGGGCTGTTCTTGTGGCTAAACTGTCTTCTGGATCTCTGGCATATGACGATATCTGGTTTGGTGGAAGAACAAGAAACCCTTGGAATATTGAGGAATACTCGACTGGTTCATCAGCTGGGCCTGCTGCGTGTACCTCAGCTG GTATGGTCCCCTTTGCAATTGGATCAGAAACAGCTGGCTCCATATCCTACCCGGCAGCTCGTTGTGGTGTGACCGCTCTGCGCCCGACATTTGGCAGTGTTGGACGAACTGGTGTAATGAGCATTGCAGAAAGCTTG GACAAGCTTGGTCCCTTTTGTAGAACAGCTGAAGATTGTGCCTTAGTTCTCGATATTATACGAGGGAAAGATCCAGATGATCTCTCATCAAGAGATATTCCTCTTGAGGATCCATTCTTAGTCGACATTACAAAACTTACTGTGGGTTATTTGGAGGATGCCGAGATGGAG GTTGTTCATGTTCTGGAATCAAAGGGTGTCCACATGGTTCCTTTTAAATTGAATTACAGTGTTGATTCTGTTCAAGGTATTCTCAACTTCACAATGGATGTTGAAATGCTCGCCCATTTTGACGGGTGGCAACGCTCTGGGCAAGATGATGTTTACGAAGCACAAGACCAATGGCCTGTGGAATTACGCCGTGCACGGATAATTCCTGCAGTAGACTATTTACAG GCACAGAGAGCACGTGGGAAATTGATAAAGGAAGTGAAACAAAGTTTTAGTGTAGATGCATTGATAGGTAATGCAACTGATTGGGAAAAGGTGTGCCTGGGAAATCTTGTGGGAATGCCTCTTATCGTTGTTCCGACTGGGCTCAAAAACATACCAAATCCACCTTCCTGCAGTACACGGAGGAGAACCACCATCACTACAGGCATATACGCTCCTCCACAACATGATCACATC GCATTAGCATTAGCAATGGCTTATCAGTCAGTGACAGATCACCACAAGCAACGTCCACCTATTGACAATCTTGGGCCAAACGACGTACTATCCGATCCGCCCGCCGCCACCATGCCTCCTAGAGTGTTCAATCATcttaaataa